The Phoenix dactylifera cultivar Barhee BC4 chromosome 17, palm_55x_up_171113_PBpolish2nd_filt_p, whole genome shotgun sequence genome contains a region encoding:
- the LOC103705543 gene encoding GMP synthase [glutamine-hydrolyzing]-like isoform X2: METVALAKASGGGGGNLVLILDYGSQYTHLITRRIRHLSVLSLCISGTSSLSCIAELKPRVVILSGGPHSVHTDGAPSFPDGFLRYAEENGVYVLGICYGMQLIVQKLGGVVTVGEKQEYGKMEISVEEEECGLYGPEALGGTQTVWMSHGDEVVKLPEGFTVAARSLQGTVAAIENHSKRFYGLQYHPEVTHSPQGMVTLRHFLFDVCGVTADWEMQDVLEEEIKVIKEMVGPDEHVICALSGGVDSTVAATLVHKAIGDRLHCVFVDNGLLRYKERERVMSTFQSDLHLPVTCVDASDRFLSKLKGVKDPECKRKIIGREFISIFDDFAQELEKELGKRPTFLVQGTLYPDVIESCPPPGSGRTHSHTIKSHHNVGGLPKDMKLKLIEPLKLLFKDEVRKLGSILNVPESFLKRHPFPGPGLAVRVLGDVTEGNALEILRQVDEIFIQSIKDAGLYDSIWQAFAVFLPVQSVGVQGDQRTHSHVVVLRAITSEDGMTADW; the protein is encoded by the exons ATGGAGACCGTTGCCCTAGCGAAGGcctccggcggcggcggagggaaCCTGGTGCTGATCCTGGACTACGGCTCCCAGTACACCCACCTCATCACCCGCAGGATCCGGCATCTCTCTGTCCTGTCCCTCTGTATCTCCGGCACCTCCTCCCTTTCCTGCATCGCCGAGCTGAAGCCCCGAGTTGTCATCCTCTCTGGAGGCCCTCATTCCGTCCACACCGACGGCGCCCCCTCCTTCCCCGACGGCTTCCTCCGGTATGCCGAGGAGAACGGCGTGTACGTGCTCGGGATCTGCTACGGGATGCAGTTGATCGTCCAGAAGCTTGGGGGAGTGGTCACTGTCGGAGAGAAGCAAGAATATGGGAAGATGGAGATctcggtggaggaggaggagtgcgGGCTTTACGGGCCGGAGGCCCTCGGCGGGACTCAGACGGTGTGGATGAGCCATGGAGATGAGGTGGTTAAGTTGCCGGAGGGATTCACGGTGGCAGCGAGAAGTTTACAGGGAACGGTGGCAGCGATTGAGAACCACTCCAAAAGGTTTTACGGGCTTCAGTACCATCCGGAG GTGACGCATTCTCCTCAAGGAATGGTGACGCTGCGCCACTTTCTTTTTGATGTTTGTGGAGTAACCGCTGATTGGGAGATGCAAGATGTGcttgaagaagaaataaaagtcATCAAAGAAATGGTTGGACCAGATGAACATGTCATTTGTGCATTATCTGGTGGAGTAGATTCCACCGTTGCAGCCACTCTTGTTCACAAGGCGATTGGAGACAGGCTGCACTGTGTCTTTGTTGACAATGGGTTATTGAG GTATAAGGAGAGAGAGCGAGTAATGTCAACCTTCCAGAGCGACCTGCATTTGCCAGTTACTTGCGTTGACGCATCTGATCGATTTCTTAGTAAGCTTAAAGGTGTTAAAGACCCAGAGTGTAAGAGAAAAATCATTGGAAGGGAGTtcatatctatttttgatgattttGCTCAAGAGTTAGAAAAAGAATTGGGAAAGAGACCTACATTCTTGGTTCAGGGAACTCTATATCCTGATGTGATTGAGTCATGCCCACCTCCTGGAAGTGGAAGAACTCACTCCCATACAATCAAGAGCCATCATAATGTTGGAGGACTTCCAAAGGACATGAAGTTAAAGCTCATCGAACCACTTAAGCTCCTCTTTAAAGATGAG GTGCGAAAACTGGGAAGCATTCTGAATGTTCCTGAATCATTTTTGAAGAGGCACCCATTCCCTGGACCTGGCCTTGCTGTTCGTGTCTTGGGTGATGTTACAGAAGGAAATGCCTTGGAGATTCTACGCCAG GTAGATGAAATATTCATTCAATCAATAAAAGATGCTGGTCTATATGATTCCATCTGGCAAGCTTTTGCTGTGTTTTTGCCAGTACAATCAGTTGGGGTTCAAGGTGACCAGAGAACtcattctcatgtagttgttcTTAGAGCAATTACTAGTGAGGATGGAATGACTGCAGACTG GTAG
- the LOC103705540 gene encoding beta-amylase 2, chloroplastic-like isoform X2 — MGLFSGAAPPATPASMAPALAPPPLLRVYPAGRHRARGYRSARLNTLSSANGRRRTALMAGGGARKGNQITENSPVAGGDEQVMDGPPKIPERDFAGTPYVPVYVMLPLGVINMKCEVVDPEDLMKQLKILKSVNVDGVMIDCWWGIVEAHAPQEYNWNGYKQLFQMVRELNLKLQVYFDYMRSFRVECNEFFEDGIIAEIEVGLGPCGELRYSSYPAKYGWRYPGIGEFQCYDQYLLKSLRKAAEARGHSSWARGPDNAGSYNSRPHETGFFRDGGDYDSYYGRFFLGWYSQVLVDHADRVLSLANFAFEGINIAAKISGIHWWYKTASHAAELAAGFYNPCNRDGYAPIAAMLRKHDAALNFTCVELRTLDQHEDFPEAMADPEGLVWQVLNAAWDVCIPVASENALPCYDRDGYNKILENAKPLNDPDGRHLSAFTYLRLSSVLLERDNFLEFERFVKRMHGEGVLDLHL, encoded by the exons ATGGGCCTCTTCTCAGGGGCCGCCCCTCCGGCGACGCCGGCCTCCATGGCGCCAGCTCTGGCCCCGCCGCCCCTTCTGCGAGTCTACCCCGCCGGCCGACACCGAGCCAGGGGTTACCGCTCGGCCCGCCTCAACACTCTCTCCTCCGCTAATGGCCGGCGCCGCACGGCCTTGATGGCAGGAGGAGGCGCCAGAAAAGGCAACCAGATCACCGAGAATTCCCCCGTCGCCGGCGGCGACGAGCAG GTGATGGATGGACCTCCAAAGATTCCGGAGCGCGATTTTGCCGGCACTCCTTATGTTCCAGTCTATGTAATGCTACCC CTTGGTGTCATCAATATGAAGTGCGAGGTGGTCGATCCCGAGGATCTCATGAAGCAGCTTAAGATATTGAAGTCTGTGAATGTTGACGGTGTTATGATTGATTGCTGGTGGGGAATAGTGGAGGCTCATGCGCCGCAGGAGTACAATTGGAATGGTTATAAGCAGCTTTTTCAGATGGTGCGGGAACTCAACCTCAAGCTGCAG GTCTATTTTGACTACATGAGAAGTTTTCGAGTAGAATGTAATGAGTTTTTTGAGGATGGTATTATTGCTGAAATTGAAGTTGGGTTAGGGCCTTGCGGAGAGCTGCGGTACTCATCTTATCCAGCAAAGTATGGATGGAGGTATCCTGGCATTGGAGAATTCCAG TGCTACGATCAATACTTGTTAAAAAGTTTGAGAAAGGCAGCAGAAGCAAGGGGGCATTCTTCTTGGGCAAGAGGACCAGATAATGCAGGCTCTTATAATTCCAGGCCCCATGAAACTGGATTCTTTCGTGATGGAGGAGATTATGATAGTTATTATGGTAGATTCTTTCTTGGCTGGTACTCTCAAGTGTTGGTGGATCATGCTGACCGTGTACTATCTCTGGCCAACTTCGCCTTTGAAGGCATAAATATTGCTGCAAAG ATATCAGGTATCCATTGGTGGTATAAAACAGCCAGCCATGCTGCTGAATTGGCTGCTGGGTTTTATAACCCATGCAACCGTGATGGCTATGCTCCAATTGCAGCAATGTTAAGGAAGCATGATGCAGCATTGAACTTTACATGTGTTGAGTTGCGAACTTTGGATCAGCATGAGGACTTCCCAGAGGCTATGGCGGACCCAGAGGGTTTGGTCTGGCAG GTGTTAAATGCTGCATGGGATGTTTGTATACCAGTGGCTAGTGAAAATGCTCTTCCCTGCTATGATAGAGATGGCTACAACAAGATTTTGGAAAATGCCAAGCCATTGAATGATCCAGATGGAAGACATTTGTCAGCATTCACCTACCTCAGACTTAGCTCTGTCCTTCTGGAGAGAGACAACTTTTTAGAGTTTGAGCGCTTTGTCAAGCGAATGCATG GTGAAGGGGTTCTTGATCTTCATTTGTAA
- the LOC103705540 gene encoding beta-amylase 2, chloroplastic-like isoform X1: MGLFSGAAPPATPASMAPALAPPPLLRVYPAGRHRARGYRSARLNTLSSANGRRRTALMAGGGARKGNQITENSPVAGGDEQVMDGPPKIPERDFAGTPYVPVYVMLPLGVINMKCEVVDPEDLMKQLKILKSVNVDGVMIDCWWGIVEAHAPQEYNWNGYKQLFQMVRELNLKLQVVMSFHECGGNVGDDVYIPLPHWVREIGRSNPDIYFTDREGRRNQECLSWGIDKERVLRGRTAVEVYFDYMRSFRVECNEFFEDGIIAEIEVGLGPCGELRYSSYPAKYGWRYPGIGEFQCYDQYLLKSLRKAAEARGHSSWARGPDNAGSYNSRPHETGFFRDGGDYDSYYGRFFLGWYSQVLVDHADRVLSLANFAFEGINIAAKISGIHWWYKTASHAAELAAGFYNPCNRDGYAPIAAMLRKHDAALNFTCVELRTLDQHEDFPEAMADPEGLVWQVLNAAWDVCIPVASENALPCYDRDGYNKILENAKPLNDPDGRHLSAFTYLRLSSVLLERDNFLEFERFVKRMHGEGVLDLHL; the protein is encoded by the exons ATGGGCCTCTTCTCAGGGGCCGCCCCTCCGGCGACGCCGGCCTCCATGGCGCCAGCTCTGGCCCCGCCGCCCCTTCTGCGAGTCTACCCCGCCGGCCGACACCGAGCCAGGGGTTACCGCTCGGCCCGCCTCAACACTCTCTCCTCCGCTAATGGCCGGCGCCGCACGGCCTTGATGGCAGGAGGAGGCGCCAGAAAAGGCAACCAGATCACCGAGAATTCCCCCGTCGCCGGCGGCGACGAGCAG GTGATGGATGGACCTCCAAAGATTCCGGAGCGCGATTTTGCCGGCACTCCTTATGTTCCAGTCTATGTAATGCTACCC CTTGGTGTCATCAATATGAAGTGCGAGGTGGTCGATCCCGAGGATCTCATGAAGCAGCTTAAGATATTGAAGTCTGTGAATGTTGACGGTGTTATGATTGATTGCTGGTGGGGAATAGTGGAGGCTCATGCGCCGCAGGAGTACAATTGGAATGGTTATAAGCAGCTTTTTCAGATGGTGCGGGAACTCAACCTCAAGCTGCAG GTGGTCATGTCTTTTCATGAATGTGGAGGTAATGTTGGTGATGATGTATATATTCCTCTGCCTCATTGGGTGAGAGAGATTGGCAGAAGCAATCCTGATATTTACTTCACGGATAGGGAAGGAAGGCGCAACCAAGAATGCCTTTCCTGGGGAATTGACAAGGAAAGAGTCTTACGAGGCCGAACAGCGGTTGAG GTCTATTTTGACTACATGAGAAGTTTTCGAGTAGAATGTAATGAGTTTTTTGAGGATGGTATTATTGCTGAAATTGAAGTTGGGTTAGGGCCTTGCGGAGAGCTGCGGTACTCATCTTATCCAGCAAAGTATGGATGGAGGTATCCTGGCATTGGAGAATTCCAG TGCTACGATCAATACTTGTTAAAAAGTTTGAGAAAGGCAGCAGAAGCAAGGGGGCATTCTTCTTGGGCAAGAGGACCAGATAATGCAGGCTCTTATAATTCCAGGCCCCATGAAACTGGATTCTTTCGTGATGGAGGAGATTATGATAGTTATTATGGTAGATTCTTTCTTGGCTGGTACTCTCAAGTGTTGGTGGATCATGCTGACCGTGTACTATCTCTGGCCAACTTCGCCTTTGAAGGCATAAATATTGCTGCAAAG ATATCAGGTATCCATTGGTGGTATAAAACAGCCAGCCATGCTGCTGAATTGGCTGCTGGGTTTTATAACCCATGCAACCGTGATGGCTATGCTCCAATTGCAGCAATGTTAAGGAAGCATGATGCAGCATTGAACTTTACATGTGTTGAGTTGCGAACTTTGGATCAGCATGAGGACTTCCCAGAGGCTATGGCGGACCCAGAGGGTTTGGTCTGGCAG GTGTTAAATGCTGCATGGGATGTTTGTATACCAGTGGCTAGTGAAAATGCTCTTCCCTGCTATGATAGAGATGGCTACAACAAGATTTTGGAAAATGCCAAGCCATTGAATGATCCAGATGGAAGACATTTGTCAGCATTCACCTACCTCAGACTTAGCTCTGTCCTTCTGGAGAGAGACAACTTTTTAGAGTTTGAGCGCTTTGTCAAGCGAATGCATG GTGAAGGGGTTCTTGATCTTCATTTGTAA
- the LOC103705541 gene encoding gibberellin 20-oxidase-like protein isoform X1, translated as MNASTSLSSSSEPASGDLSKLTDSRHICYVDSLEPRFLLLYIALSYSHMVQEYGSKMMELSNKIVAVLLKCLGDGLEFKYFGDFSLCHGYLRINNYTPPEHIETEDVEGLGMHTDMSCITILYQDAIGGLQMRSKEGDWVDLLPNEDALVVNIGDLLQAWSNGRLRSSKHRVVLKQPVNRLSVAFFWCFEDEKVILAPEDVVGEGNHRIYKPFVCLDYIKFRENTEEGRFDRVGNNVNGFAAISALNCDENMST; from the exons ATGAATGCGAGCACTTCATTGTCCTCGTCCTCCGAGCCTGCTTCTGGTGATTTGTCCAAATTAACTGATtcaag GCATATATGTTACGTGGATAGTTTAGAGCCTAGGTTTTTGCTGCTGTATATTGCTCTATCATACAG TCACATGGTGCAAGAATATGGAAGCAAGATGATGGAGTTATCAAATAAAATTGTGGCTGTTCTTTTGAAATGTTTGGGTGATGGACTTGAGTTCAAATACTTCGGTGACTTCAGTCTGTGTCATGGATATTTAAGGATTAACAACTACACCCCACCTGAGCACATCGAAACAGAAGATGTTGAAGGACTTGGAATGCACACAGACATGAGCTGTATAACAATCTTGTATCAAGATGCAATTGGTGGACTTCAGATGAGGTCAAAAGAAGGTGATTGGGTGGACTTGTTACCAAATGAAGATGCATTAGTGGTGAATATTGGAGACCTGTTGCAGGCTTGGAGCAATGGGCGACTAAGATCATCCAAACACAGGGTCGTCTTGAAACAGCCTGTCAACCGCCTATCTGTGGCTTTTTTCTGGTGTTTTGAGGATGAGAAGGTGATATTGGCTCCTGAAGATGTGGTGGGAGAGGGGAACCACAGAATCTATAAACCATTTGTTTGCCTTGATTACATAAAGTTTAGGGAGAACACTGAGGAAGGGAGATTCGACAGGGTTGGCAACAACGTCAATGGCTTCGCTGCAATCAGTGCTTTGAATTGTGATGAGAATATGTCAACATGA
- the LOC103705543 gene encoding GMP synthase [glutamine-hydrolyzing]-like isoform X1 yields METVALAKASGGGGGNLVLILDYGSQYTHLITRRIRHLSVLSLCISGTSSLSCIAELKPRVVILSGGPHSVHTDGAPSFPDGFLRYAEENGVYVLGICYGMQLIVQKLGGVVTVGEKQEYGKMEISVEEEECGLYGPEALGGTQTVWMSHGDEVVKLPEGFTVAARSLQGTVAAIENHSKRFYGLQYHPEVTHSPQGMVTLRHFLFDVCGVTADWEMQDVLEEEIKVIKEMVGPDEHVICALSGGVDSTVAATLVHKAIGDRLHCVFVDNGLLRYKERERVMSTFQSDLHLPVTCVDASDRFLSKLKGVKDPECKRKIIGREFISIFDDFAQELEKELGKRPTFLVQGTLYPDVIESCPPPGSGRTHSHTIKSHHNVGGLPKDMKLKLIEPLKLLFKDEVRKLGSILNVPESFLKRHPFPGPGLAVRVLGDVTEGNALEILRQVDEIFIQSIKDAGLYDSIWQAFAVFLPVQSVGVQGDQRTHSHVVVLRAITSEDGMTADWYYFDHKFLVDVVRKICNNVRGVNRVCQDITSKPPATVEWE; encoded by the exons ATGGAGACCGTTGCCCTAGCGAAGGcctccggcggcggcggagggaaCCTGGTGCTGATCCTGGACTACGGCTCCCAGTACACCCACCTCATCACCCGCAGGATCCGGCATCTCTCTGTCCTGTCCCTCTGTATCTCCGGCACCTCCTCCCTTTCCTGCATCGCCGAGCTGAAGCCCCGAGTTGTCATCCTCTCTGGAGGCCCTCATTCCGTCCACACCGACGGCGCCCCCTCCTTCCCCGACGGCTTCCTCCGGTATGCCGAGGAGAACGGCGTGTACGTGCTCGGGATCTGCTACGGGATGCAGTTGATCGTCCAGAAGCTTGGGGGAGTGGTCACTGTCGGAGAGAAGCAAGAATATGGGAAGATGGAGATctcggtggaggaggaggagtgcgGGCTTTACGGGCCGGAGGCCCTCGGCGGGACTCAGACGGTGTGGATGAGCCATGGAGATGAGGTGGTTAAGTTGCCGGAGGGATTCACGGTGGCAGCGAGAAGTTTACAGGGAACGGTGGCAGCGATTGAGAACCACTCCAAAAGGTTTTACGGGCTTCAGTACCATCCGGAG GTGACGCATTCTCCTCAAGGAATGGTGACGCTGCGCCACTTTCTTTTTGATGTTTGTGGAGTAACCGCTGATTGGGAGATGCAAGATGTGcttgaagaagaaataaaagtcATCAAAGAAATGGTTGGACCAGATGAACATGTCATTTGTGCATTATCTGGTGGAGTAGATTCCACCGTTGCAGCCACTCTTGTTCACAAGGCGATTGGAGACAGGCTGCACTGTGTCTTTGTTGACAATGGGTTATTGAG GTATAAGGAGAGAGAGCGAGTAATGTCAACCTTCCAGAGCGACCTGCATTTGCCAGTTACTTGCGTTGACGCATCTGATCGATTTCTTAGTAAGCTTAAAGGTGTTAAAGACCCAGAGTGTAAGAGAAAAATCATTGGAAGGGAGTtcatatctatttttgatgattttGCTCAAGAGTTAGAAAAAGAATTGGGAAAGAGACCTACATTCTTGGTTCAGGGAACTCTATATCCTGATGTGATTGAGTCATGCCCACCTCCTGGAAGTGGAAGAACTCACTCCCATACAATCAAGAGCCATCATAATGTTGGAGGACTTCCAAAGGACATGAAGTTAAAGCTCATCGAACCACTTAAGCTCCTCTTTAAAGATGAG GTGCGAAAACTGGGAAGCATTCTGAATGTTCCTGAATCATTTTTGAAGAGGCACCCATTCCCTGGACCTGGCCTTGCTGTTCGTGTCTTGGGTGATGTTACAGAAGGAAATGCCTTGGAGATTCTACGCCAG GTAGATGAAATATTCATTCAATCAATAAAAGATGCTGGTCTATATGATTCCATCTGGCAAGCTTTTGCTGTGTTTTTGCCAGTACAATCAGTTGGGGTTCAAGGTGACCAGAGAACtcattctcatgtagttgttcTTAGAGCAATTACTAGTGAGGATGGAATGACTGCAGACTG GTATTATTTTGACCACAAATTTCTCGTAGACGTGGTTCGAAAGATCTGCAATAATGTCCGGGGTGTAAACAGAGTCTGCCAAGACATTACATCAAAACCACCAGCAACTGTTGAATGGGAATAA
- the LOC103705541 gene encoding gibberellin 20-oxidase-like protein isoform X2, protein MVQEYGSKMMELSNKIVAVLLKCLGDGLEFKYFGDFSLCHGYLRINNYTPPEHIETEDVEGLGMHTDMSCITILYQDAIGGLQMRSKEGDWVDLLPNEDALVVNIGDLLQAWSNGRLRSSKHRVVLKQPVNRLSVAFFWCFEDEKVILAPEDVVGEGNHRIYKPFVCLDYIKFRENTEEGRFDRVGNNVNGFAAISALNCDENMST, encoded by the coding sequence ATGGTGCAAGAATATGGAAGCAAGATGATGGAGTTATCAAATAAAATTGTGGCTGTTCTTTTGAAATGTTTGGGTGATGGACTTGAGTTCAAATACTTCGGTGACTTCAGTCTGTGTCATGGATATTTAAGGATTAACAACTACACCCCACCTGAGCACATCGAAACAGAAGATGTTGAAGGACTTGGAATGCACACAGACATGAGCTGTATAACAATCTTGTATCAAGATGCAATTGGTGGACTTCAGATGAGGTCAAAAGAAGGTGATTGGGTGGACTTGTTACCAAATGAAGATGCATTAGTGGTGAATATTGGAGACCTGTTGCAGGCTTGGAGCAATGGGCGACTAAGATCATCCAAACACAGGGTCGTCTTGAAACAGCCTGTCAACCGCCTATCTGTGGCTTTTTTCTGGTGTTTTGAGGATGAGAAGGTGATATTGGCTCCTGAAGATGTGGTGGGAGAGGGGAACCACAGAATCTATAAACCATTTGTTTGCCTTGATTACATAAAGTTTAGGGAGAACACTGAGGAAGGGAGATTCGACAGGGTTGGCAACAACGTCAATGGCTTCGCTGCAATCAGTGCTTTGAATTGTGATGAGAATATGTCAACATGA